A genome region from Setaria italica strain Yugu1 chromosome III, Setaria_italica_v2.0, whole genome shotgun sequence includes the following:
- the LOC101785069 gene encoding S-type anion channel SLAH2, with amino-acid sequence MATSESVQMAAGVDGARGRPSPEPIRVPVPSVLAGFVVDGGAGHEAIPPAAAARGDRARAPEAEAPFSVSLSVPASPSGLHLAACASVRSDDARVAPAPAVTEAALDARHHAEAPPQLLNQARHNSQPALTIRTEEPPLQRLRTVSRSDSTRDRRFDQFKTFSGRLERQLSNFRGLPQDPAEIEPAESKISEEETDDDEVPTADRYFAALEGPELETLRPTEVSALPEDETWPFLLRFPISAFGMCLGVSSQAMLWKTLQSEPATAFLRVSPDVNHALWLVSVALMGVVSAIYLLKVVFYFEAVRREFYHPIRVNFFFAPWIACLFLVKGLPRPVWTIHHVVWYVLMAPIFCLDLKIYGQWMSGGDRRLSKVANPTSHLAVVGNFVGALLGARMGLREAPIFFFAVGLAHYMVLFVTLYQRLPTNVQLPKDLHPAFFLFVAAPSVASMAWARLCGEFNYGAKIAYFISLFLYMSLVVRINFFRGVRFSLAWWAYTFPMTSAAIATTLYASAVTTVLTRALAVGLSGIASVTVTGVLVATMYHAFVRRDLFPNDVSIAITQRPKAKFSKILAHLRSSGTDVKELVFAVSRHGGSDTTSESPSPMVRGRGGAQP; translated from the exons ATGGCGACCAGCGAGAGCGTCCAgatggcggcgggggtggacggCGCCAGGGGgcgcccgtcgccggagccgatCCGGGTCCCGGTGCCGTCGGTGCTCGCCGGCTTCGTCGTCGACGGTGGCGCCGGCCACGAGGCCATtcctcccgcggcggcggcgcgcggtgatCGCGCTCGcgcgccggaggcggaggcacCGTTCTCCGTCTCGCTCAGCGtgccggcgtcgccgtcggggcTGCACCTCGCCGCGTGCGCGTCCGTCCGCAGCGACGACGCgcgggtggcgccggcgccggcggtgaccGAGGCGGCGCTCGACGCGCGCCACCACGcggaggcgccgccgcagctgctgaACCAGGCGCGGCACAACTCGCAGCCGGCGCTGACCATCCGGACGGAGGAGCCGCCGCTGCAGCGCCTGCGCACCGTGTCGCGCAGCGACAGCACGCGGGACCGCCGCTTCGACCAGTTCAAGACCTTCTCCGGCCGCCTGGAGCGCCAGCTCTCCAACTTCCGCGGGCTGCCGCAAGACCCGGCGGAGATCGAGCCCGCCGAATCAAAGATCTCCGAGGAGGagaccgacgacgacgaggtccCCACCGCCGACCGCTACTTCGCCGCCCTCGAGGGGCCCGAGCTCGAGACGCTCCGGCCGACGGAGGTGTCGGCGCTGCCCGAAGACGAGACGTGGCCGTTCCTGCTGCGGTTCCCGATCAGCGCGTTCGGGATGTGCCTGGGCGTCAGCAGCCAGGCGATGCTGTGGAAGACGCTGCAGTCGGAGCCTGCCACGGCGTTCCTCCGCGTGAGCCCCGACGTGAACCACGCGCTCTGGTTGGTCTCCGTCGCGCTCATGGGCGTCGTCTCCGCCATCTACCTGCTCAAGGTCGTCTTCTACTTCGAGGCCGTCCGGCGCGAGTTCTACCACCCCATCCGCGTCAACTTCTTCTTCGCGCCATGGATCGCCTGCCTCTTCCTCGTCAAGGGCCTGCCGCGGCCGGTGTGGACGATCCACCACGTCGTCTGGTACGTGCTCATGGCGCCCATCTTCTGCCTGGACCTCAAGATCTACGGCCAGTGGATgtccggcggcgaccggcggctgTCCAAGGTGGCGAACCCGACGAGccacctcgccgtcgtcggcaaCTTCGTCGGCGCTCTGCTCGGCGCCCGGATGGGGCTCCGCGAGgcccccatcttcttcttcgccgtcgGGCTGGCGCACTACATGGTGCTGTTCGTGACGCTGTACCAGCGGCTCCCCACCAACGTGCAGCTCCCCAAGGATCTCCACCCGGCGTTCTTCCTCTTCGTGGCGGCGCCCAGCGTGGCGTCCATGGCCTGGGCCAGGCTCTGCGGCGAGTTCAACTACGGCGCCAAGATCGCCTACTTCATCTCGCTCTTCCTCTACATGTCACTG GTGGTGCGGATCAACTTCTTCAGGGGGGTCCGGTTCTCGTTGGCGTGGTGGGCGTACACGTTCCCGATGACGAGCGCCGCCATCGCGACGACGCTTTACGCGTCGGCGGTGACCACCGTGCTCACCCGGGCGCTGGCGGTCGGGCTCTCCGGGATCGCGTCCGTGACGGTCACCGGCGTGCTGGTGGCCACCATGTACCACGCGTTCGTGCGCAGGGACCTGTTCCCCAACGACGTGTCCATCGCCATCACGCAGCGGCCCAAGGCCAAGTTCAGCAAGATCCTCGCGCACCTACGCTCCTCCGGCACCGACGTCAAGGAGCTCGTCTTCGCCGTCTCCAGGCACGGCGGCTCCGACACCACCAGCGAGTCGCCCTCACCGATggtgcgcggccgcggcggggcgcAGCCGTAG